CGGAATCGCCGAGTTCGCGAACTGCACGACGTCCTGCCTCTCGAACAGCGCCGATTCAGCGGACAGCCAGTCCCTGCAGCCCGCTGTCCCGGGCTGCGAAGCCGCCTTGGCGACCAGCGAGTCGTACGTGGCGTTCTTGATGTGCGCGAAGTTCGTGCCCTGCGGGGGCTCTGCGCCGGAAGCGAACGGGATCAGCTGGCTCGGCAGGGTCAGGCCGAGCGGCGCCATCGAGATGTCCCACTCGCCGGTGGCGAACAGTGCCTGGCTGAGGCCCGGACTGTCGACCCCCTTGAGCGTGACGTCGATGCCGGCGTTCTTCCAGCCCTGCTGCATCAGCTCGGCGCCAGGGGCCATGGTCGGGCCCAACTGCGTGCCGTAGACGGCGGTGAGGGCGAGGCGCTTCCCGTCCTTCACCCGGATGCCGTCCGGCCCCGGCTTCCAGCCTGCCGCGTCGAGCGCGGCCTTGGCCGCGGCGACGTCGAAGCCGGGGACCTTCCCGGTGACCGAATCGCCGTCGCACGGCGGGGGATTGCCGGTGACCATGCCCTTGACCGGGGCGCTGCTGCCCCGGGTCAGCACCTTCCCGACCTGGGCGAGGTCGAGCGCCTGGACCAGCGCGCGGCGCATCGCCCGGTCGGCGCCGAACCGGCCGGGCGCCTGATTGAAGAACAGCTCCCCGAACGGAACGGTGAGGTCGCTGTGGAACAGCCGCTGCGCCCGCAGCCGCTGCTGATCCTGCCCGATGACCGAGGCGGCGTTGACCTCGCCGGACAGCAGCAGGTTCGACGTCGTCGTCATGTTCGGGATGACCCGGATGACCACCTTGTCCGGCAGGCCCGGCTGCTTCGAGTCGAACTGGCCGGGACCCCACGTGTAGTCCTTGCGCCGGGTCAGCGTGTAGTGGTCGTTCGGGACGATCTCGGACACAGTGAACATGCCGGTGCCGTTCTCGCCCTTGGCCAGCGTCTTGCGGTCGGCCAGCCCCTTCGCGCAGACGATCGGCACGTTGACGAGATTGCGGAGCAGGAACGCGTCCGGCCCCCCGCTGGTGACCTTGACCGTGCCCGCGGCCTCGTCGGCGACCGCCTTCGTGCCCGCCTTCACCGTGACGCCCGCGATCGGCGACTTGTTCGCCGGGTCGCCGACGAAGTTGATGCTCCCGGCCACGTCCTTCGCGGTCAGCGGGCTGCCGTCGGCGCAGGTGATGCCCTTGCGCAGGGTGAAGGACGCGGTGGTCGTGGAGGCTTCCCACTTCTCCGCGATCGCCGCCTGCGGCTGCCCCTTCGTGTCGAGGTTGATCAGGCCGTCATAGAGGAACTGGTCGACGCCGCGGGCGATCGAAAGCACGGTGATCGCCGGGTCGAGCGTTCCCGGATCCGAGGAGATGGCATAGGTGAAGGTTTTGCCGTCGGTCAGTTTCTGATGCGCGGTCGGGTCCTGCCCGGATTGCGCTGATCCCCCGCACGCGCTCACGGTCAAGGCCACCACGTACGCCATCGCGGCGGTGAGCCGAGCAGTTTTCATGGGGTTTCCTTAAGAACGTTGGGCGGTCCGGGAGGACCGGGTGTGGCTGATGGGGTGTTTGCCGTTGATGGCTCCAGGGGAATGGCCGCCCGGTCCTCCGGGACGCTTTGACTGCTGATGGAGAACTGCGGGCATCGCCGGTCGAGGACCTGTCGGCACAGGGTTCCCCGGGCCGCGGAAGTGCTGGTCACGGAGGAACGGAGCAACACGGTTGACCCGGCGTCACACCCGGATACGGGTCGGCAGCGACGCCGGCAAGGGCCACCACTGGGCGGTGGCGGTGAACGCCGACGGCGAGACGCTGTTCTCGACGAAGGTGATCAACGACGAGGCCCAGGTCCTGACGCTGACCGACACCGCCGGGCAGAAGGCCGACGAGGTGCGGTGGGCGGTGGACAGACATCGTCGGTGACCTGTCCGGCTACCGCGACGCCGGCGCCTGGCCTCCCACGCGGGCCCGGCGCCGGTGCCCCGCGACTACAGCCGCCGAACCGGCAACTACCAGCGACCCAAGCGTGACAACCGGCGCCTGCGCCGGCTGTTCCACACGTCCACGCAGTCCGCAATGATGCGACCGGGCCCGTCGAGGGACTACTGCCTCAAGAAACACACCGAGTGTCCGATCCACGCCCAGGCGTTGCTCGCGCTCGCCCACCGCCGGGTCGACGTGCTGTGGGCGATGCTGCGTGACATTCACCTCCGCCCCGCCAGTCACGCAGACGGCTTGACACGATCACGCCTAGCGGGTCGCGCTCTGCGCGTGGAGGTGGTCGACAGCCAGCCGGGCGGCGGCGCCGATGGACGCGTCGACCGCGGGAAGGCGGTCTTCGAGGGAGTGGGCGCGGGTGAACACCGCGACCGCGAACTGGCGACCGTCCCCCAAGGTCACCACTCCCGCTTCGTTGCGGACGCCGGGCAGCGTCCCGGTCTTCGCCGCGATCCGCACTCCGGACGGGAATCCGGACGACAGCCGGTGCGGCCAGACCTGCTGGGCCATGATCTTGCGGACCCGTTCGCAGGCTTCGGGTTCACCTGCCCGATCGGTCCAGATCGCGTCGAGCAGCGCCGTCATCTCGCGCGGCGTCGACGACGTCGTACGTTCCGGGTCGCGCACCGAGAGCTTCAGCATCTGCTCCGGCGTGGCCTCGCCCAGCAGCGCTTCGAGGTCGGAGCCCGAGTTCCCGCCGAGGTCCGCCACGACGGATGCGAACAGGTCCTCGCAGCAACCGATCAGCCGGGTGCGGACCAGTCCGAGGTCGGCCAGCACCCGGTCCACCGCTTCCTGGCCCACGCGGTGGAACACCAGGTCGGTCGCGGCGTTGTCGCTCATCGTGAGCATGAAGTGCGCGAGGTCGCGCCAACTCATCTCGACGTCGTCGGCGCAGCCCGCAGTGCCGATACCGCCGATCCGGTACCGCGCGGTCACCAACGTCTGCTCGGTCTCGTCGAGCCGTCCCGCCGCGACTTCGCGGGCGTAGGCGACGGCCACCGGAATCTTGAACACCGACGCCAGCACCACCGGGTCGTCGCCACCCGCCGACACGTCGGGTCCGTCCGGCACGCCAACTTCGCGAGCGTGCAGGAACCCTTCCGCGCCGGCTTCGGCGAAGACGGCTTCGATCTGTTCGCGGATCTCGCTCACTGGGACCTCCGCCGGTCGGCGCGTCCGGTGTGGAGGAACTGGGCGCGGCCCGTGCCGTCGTCGCCGACGAACGCGTGTGCCATATAGACACCCGGGACCTGCGGGACGTTGGCGACGAACGAGTCGCCGAGGTAGGGCAGCAGTTCCTCCTTTGCCGGGGGCGCGCCGCCGAGCTCGGCGAAGATCCCCTTCGGGGTGCGCTCTATCCACAGCTTGCCGTCTTCCGCGGTAACGACGGTATCGGCGACCATCGACGAGTATTCGCCCACGTACCGGGACAGATCGGCCGGGGCGGCCGCGGGGTTCGGCTCCGGCAGTGCCGGGAGCTTGACGCCGGCGAGTTCGTCAAGCAGCTTGCCGAGGACCTGTCGGTAGACGTGCAGCGGCTGCCCGCCGTTGGTCAGCAACGCGACCGCGACGTTGCGCTCCGGCACCACGCGCAGGAAAGCCGACTGGCCGATGGTGCCGCCGTCGTGGCCGATCACCTCGTCGCCCTCCCAGCCGAAGAGCATCCAACCGAGACCCCAGTGGCCGGCCATGATGCCGAGCGCGGGCACCTCCACCTGCGGCTCGCGCATCGCGGCCAGCGACTCCGGCGACAGCAGCCGGGTGCCGTCGTCGGCCTTGCCGTCGTTCAGGTGCATTCGGACGAAGGTCAGCAGGTCCCGCGGGCGCATCGTGAGCGTCGAACCGGCCGGGGCGTTCGAGCGGGTGAGCGCC
This genomic interval from Streptomyces sp. NBC_00376 contains the following:
- a CDS encoding ABC transporter substrate-binding protein, yielding MKTARLTAAMAYVVALTVSACGGSAQSGQDPTAHQKLTDGKTFTYAISSDPGTLDPAITVLSIARGVDQFLYDGLINLDTKGQPQAAIAEKWEASTTTASFTLRKGITCADGSPLTAKDVAGSINFVGDPANKSPIAGVTVKAGTKAVADEAAGTVKVTSGGPDAFLLRNLVNVPIVCAKGLADRKTLAKGENGTGMFTVSEIVPNDHYTLTRRKDYTWGPGQFDSKQPGLPDKVVIRVIPNMTTTSNLLLSGEVNAASVIGQDQQRLRAQRLFHSDLTVPFGELFFNQAPGRFGADRAMRRALVQALDLAQVGKVLTRGSSAPVKGMVTGNPPPCDGDSVTGKVPGFDVAAAKAALDAAGWKPGPDGIRVKDGKRLALTAVYGTQLGPTMAPGAELMQQGWKNAGIDVTLKGVDSPGLSQALFATGEWDISMAPLGLTLPSQLIPFASGAEPPQGTNFAHIKNATYDSLVAKAASQPGTAGCRDWLSAESALFERQDVVQFANSAIPTFGNKVRFEIANSFLKPSSIRMYS
- a CDS encoding IS110 family transposase, which codes for MTRRHTRIRVGSDAGKGHHWAVAVNADGETLFSTKVINDEAQVLTLTDTAGQKADEVRWAVDRHRR
- a CDS encoding serine hydrolase; this encodes MSEIREQIEAVFAEAGAEGFLHAREVGVPDGPDVSAGGDDPVVLASVFKIPVAVAYAREVAAGRLDETEQTLVTARYRIGGIGTAGCADDVEMSWRDLAHFMLTMSDNAATDLVFHRVGQEAVDRVLADLGLVRTRLIGCCEDLFASVVADLGGNSGSDLEALLGEATPEQMLKLSVRDPERTTSSTPREMTALLDAIWTDRAGEPEACERVRKIMAQQVWPHRLSSGFPSGVRIAAKTGTLPGVRNEAGVVTLGDGRQFAVAVFTRAHSLEDRLPAVDASIGAAARLAVDHLHAQSATR
- a CDS encoding serine hydrolase domain-containing protein: MSKISEIETWLQENFAALLAEHQVPGAAIAVLADGEVIDHAAGVLNKATGVQSTVDSLFQIGSITKVWTTTLIMQLVDEGRLDLDRPVRDYLPEFALGDDKVAAAITVRQLTCHTAGFEGDIFTDTGPGDDAVEKLIATLSDAPQLFPPGERFSYNNAGYCVLGRIIEVLRGKCWDDCVRDHLFVPLGLTHAATGPYDAIRYRAAIGHVAPKSGEEPVPAPIWALTRSNAPAGSTLTMRPRDLLTFVRMHLNDGKADDGTRLLSPESLAAMREPQVEVPALGIMAGHWGLGWMLFGWEGDEVIGHDGGTIGQSAFLRVVPERNVAVALLTNGGQPLHVYRQVLGKLLDELAGVKLPALPEPNPAAAPADLSRYVGEYSSMVADTVVTAEDGKLWIERTPKGIFAELGGAPPAKEELLPYLGDSFVANVPQVPGVYMAHAFVGDDGTGRAQFLHTGRADRRRSQ